GGGGTGATCCCGGTCTTCGGCGCGGTCGGCGGCATGGCCGGCGTGCCCGGCATCCAGATCAACTTCGCGCTCGTGCTGCACGGCGAGCAGGACATCGAGATCCACCGCCCGATCCCGGTGCGAGCGAAGATCGAGAGCGCGGGCCGGATCGCGGGAATCTACGACAAGGGCAAGGCCGCGCTGATCGTGATCGAGGTCGAGACCCGCGAGGTCGGTGGGGACAAGCTCTTCACCAACCGCTTCTCGATCTTCGCGCGCGGCGAGGGCGGCTTCGGCGGGGACGCGGGCCCCAAGGCCGGGAACGACGCACCGTCGCGCGCGCCCGACGCGGTGGTCTCGTCGCCGACGCTTCCGCACCAGGCGCTGCTGTACCGCCTGTCCGGCGACAAGAATCCGCTGCACGCGGATCCCGACTTCGCCAAGCTCGGTGGCTTCGACAAGCCGATCCTGCACGGACTCTGCTCCTTCGGGATCGTCTGCAAGGCGGTCGTCGACGAGCTGCTCGGCGGGGACGTGAAGCGCGTCGCGCGCTACCAGGTGCGATTCGCGGGCGTCGTCTTCCCGGGCGAGACGATCGAGACTTCGATGTGGCGCGAGGGGAACAAGATCCTGATCGCGGCCAAGACCAAGGAACGCGGCACGCCGGTGATCAGCAACGCCGCCATCACGCTTCGAGACTGAGAGGTACACGAAAATGGGTCGGAAGGTGTTCGTGGTCGGCGTCGGCATGACGAAGTTCGAGAAACCCGGTTCCAAGGCCTGGGACTACCCCGACATGGGTCGCGAGGCGGGACAGAAGGCGCTGGCCGATGCCGGCATCCCCTTCGACGCCGTCGAGCAGGCGGCCGTGGGCTACTGCTACGGCGACTCCACGGCCGGCGAGCGCGCGTTCTACGAGCTGGGGCTCTCCGGAATTCCCATCTACAACGTGAACAACAACTGCTCGACGGGATCGACGGCGCTGTTCATGGCCAAGCAGCTCGTCGAGGGCGGCCTCGCCGAGTGCACGATGGCGCTCGGCTTCGAGAAGATGGAAAAGGGTTCGCTCGGCGTGAAGTACACCGACCGCACCACGCCGATGGACAAGCACTTCAAGCTGATGGTCGAGCAGCGCGGCTTCGCCAAGGCGCCCGCCGCGCCGCAGATGTTCGGCAACGCCGGTCTGGAGCACAACGAGCGCTACGGCACCACGCCGCTGCACTTCGCGAAGATCGGCTGGAAGAACCACAAGCACTCGGTGAACAACCCGTACTCGCAGTTCCAGGACGAGTACACGCTCGAGCAGATCCTCGCGGCTCCGCAGGTCTACGGTCCGCTCACGAAGCTGCAGTGCTGCCCGACCTCGGACGGCGGCGGCGCGGCGGTGCTGGCGAGCGAGGACTTCGTGCACAAGCACGAGCTCGAGTCGAAGGCGGTCGAGATCCTCGGCATGGCGATGGCGACCGACATGCCGAGCACCTTCGACGAGAAGAGCATGATCAAGCTGGTCGGCTTCGACCTGACCAAGAAGGCGGCCGAGAAGGTGTACGTGCAGTCGGGTCTCGGTCCCGAGAACGTCGACGTCGTGGAGCTGCACGACTGCTTCTCGTGCAACGAGCTGATCACCTACGAGGGCCTCGGTCTCTGTCCGATCGGGAAGGCCGGCGAGTTCGTCGATTCCGGCGCGAACACCTACGGCGGCAAGGTCGTCGTGAATCCGTCGGGCGGGCTGATCTCGAAGGGGCATCCGCTCGGCGCCACGGGGCTGGCGCAGTGCGCCGAGCTCAACTGGCAGCTTCGCGGCGAGGCGGAGAAGCGCCAGGTCGCGGGCGCGAAGGTGGCGCTGCAGCACAACCTGGGCCTCGGCGGCGCGGCGGTGGTCGCGATGTACCGCAAGGCGCGCTTCGTCTGATGCGTGGACGACAGGCGGTCTGACCCAGAGCTCGACGACCCGTCCGATCCCGAGATCGGTGCCGGGGCGAACCCGGCGGGAGCGGTCGCCGCCGCGGCCGGTGCGCCGACGCGTGACGAGCTGCGTCGGCGCACCGATCGCGACATCCTCCGGCTCGCCTGGCCCGCGATCGTCTCGCAGGTCCTCGCGAGCGCCGTCTCTCTGATCGACATCGGGATGCTCGGCCGGCTCGGCACCGACGCGCTGGCCGCCGTCGGCTACACCTCGCAGTTCTTCCAGCTCGCGCAGGCCGCGCTGCTCGCGCTCTCGGTCGCGTGCGTGGCGCTGATGGCCCGCGCTCTAGGCGCGGGCGAGCCCGAGCGCGCGCGCGGAGCGCTCGCGGCGTCGCTAGTGCTCGCACTAGGCTCTGCGGCCGCGATCTGCGTGGTCTCGATCGTGTTTCCGGCGTTCCTGCTCGGCGCGCTGAACGCCGATCCCGCCGTGATCGAGCGAGCCGTGCCTTACTTCAGGCTCACGCTCGGCTCGACACTTCTGCTCGCCGTGACGCTGACGATCGAGAGCGCATTCCGCTCGGCGCGAAACACGACCATGCCGCTCTTGATCGCGGGCGTGGTCACGGTCGTGAAGCTCGGACTGAACTGGCTCTTGATCTTCGGAACGTTCGGATTTCCTCGGCTCGATCTGGTCGGCGCCGGGATCGCCACGCTTCTCTCGCAGCTCGTCGGCGTCCTGCTCTTCATCGCAGCGGCCAGCAGGCGCGATCGGCCCGAATCGGAGGCGGTCCGGCTGCGCCGCGCGGACTTCGCGAAGGTGCGCGAGGGGCTGCCCGAGACCGTACGCGTCTCCTGGCCCGCGCTCGGCGAGCGCGTGCTGCTGAACGGCGCGCTGCTGATCTACTTCTGGGTGCTCTCGGACTACGGACCGGTCGCGATCGCGGCCTACACCGTGGGAGTCCGCCTGCTCTCGTTCTCGTGGATCCCCGGTGTGGGCATCTCCATCGCGGCCTCGACGCTGGTCGGCCAGGCGCTCGGCGCAGGAGACGTGCGGCTCGCCGCCCGCGCGGGCTGGCGCAGCGCGCGCCTCTCGCTGCTCGTGTCGCTGGTGCTCTTCGTCGTGTTCGCGCTGCTGCGCAAGACGCTCGCCGAAGGGTTCACCGACGATGCCGAGGTGATCGCGGCGCTGGAGCCGTTCATGCTCCTGCTCGGAATCGCGCAGCCCTTCCTCGGCGTGCACTTCACGCTCGCCGGTGCGCTTCGCGGCGCGGGCGACACCGTGACACCGCTCTGGTCCGCGACGCTCGGCAACTGGGTCTTCCGAGTACCGCTGGCGATGCTCGTCGCGAAGGTCTTTCACGCGGACGTCGTCTGGGTCTGGGGGACGCTGGTCTTCGATCACGTGACGCGCGCGATCTGGCTCGCCTGGGCGTTCCGCCGCGAGCGCTGGGCGCTGAACCTGGGCGCGGGGCTGGGCAAAGCGCGCCGACCAGGCGCACACTGAGACAGGAGGCGTACGATGCCAGAGCACGACTGGAAGAAGATCCTCTCGCCCGAGGCGTTCGCGGTGCTCTTCGAAGAGGCGACCGAGCGGCCCGGCTCGAGCCCGCTCCTCGCCGAGAAGCGCCGCGGCCAGTTCGTCTGCGGGGCCTGCTTTCTGCCGCTCTTCTCCTCGGAGTCGAAGTACGAGAGCGGTACCGGCTGGCCGAGCTTCTTCGAGCCCGTCGCCGGAAACGTCGCGACCAAGCGCGACTGGAAGCTGGTCCTGCCGCGCACCGAGTACCACTGCGCGCGCTGCGGCGGACACCAGGGGCACGTCTTCAACGATGGCCCGCAGCCGACCGGCCGCCGCTACTGCAACAACGGGGCCGCGCTGTGCTTCGTTGCCGAGGGCGAGCCCCTGCCCGAGGAGCGAAAGCCCGGATGACCGAGCCCGCGGCGGACGAGCGCCTCGAGGTCGATCTGCGCGCGCGCGAACGGCGCGTCTACGACCGCCTGCGCGCGCGGGTCGTCGAGGCCGAGCCCGGCGCGAGCGCGGGCGTGCGCGACCTGCTGCTCTTCCTTCCCGACCTGGTCGTCCTGTTGCTGCGGCTGGTGCGCGACCCGCGCGTCCCGGCGGGCGCGAAGGCGGTCGCGCTGCTCGGCGTCGGCTACGCACTCTCGCCGATCGATCTGGTCCCCGAGATCCTGTTCGGCCCGCTCGGCTTTCTCGACGATCTCCTGATCGCGACCGCATCCGTCTCGTGGGTCGTGAACCACGTGCATCCGGATCTCGTGCGCGCGCACTGGTCCGGATCCGGCGACGTGCTCGACGTCGTGAAGTCGGTGCTCGGCTGGTCCGAGAAGCTCGTCGGCAAGACGCTCTCGCGCTTGATCGGATTGCGCGAGAAGAGCTGATCGGCGGCGCTTCGAGCGCGCGGCGGCTAGCGGAGCTTCGCGCCGATGGGCAGGAAGCCGGCGTCGCCGAGCAGCTCCTGGCCGACCGGCCCCAGCGCCAGCGCCCGGAAATCCGCCGCGGCGCGCGGCTCCGCCGGCTCGCGCGCCGCGGAGATCGAGTAGAGCGCGGGAGTGTTCTGCTCGCTCGGCACGTCGATGCGCTGCACGCCGCTGCCGGCGCCGGCGAAGCTCGTCGCGTAGACGATTCCGGCGTCCGCTTCCCCGGCTGCGACCTTCGCCAGCACCTCATCCGCCGTAGCGGCTTCGACAGCCGGATCCGGCGCGAGCTCGAGCCGCGACAGCACCCAGCGGGAATGGCGACCGATCGACGACGTGCGCGCGCCCAGCGCCAGGCGCAGGTCTTTGCGGCCCAGGTCGGCCAGGCCCTGCACCTGCTTCGGATTGCCGCTCGCGACGGCGATCGCGACGCGGTTTCGGGCGAGCTCGGCCGGGCTGCCGACGGCGGTGTGGCCCGCCGAGGTGATCCGGGCCATCACCGAGCTGTCGCCCACCGCGATCACGTCGCAGCGCTCTCCTGCGTTCATCGCGGCGAGAAGCTGCGTGCCGCCGTCGAAGTGCAGCGTGACGCTCGCGCCCGGGTGCTCCTGCTCGTAGCGTCGGGCGATCGCCTCGAACGCGCGGCGCAGCGAAGCGGTCGCGCAGACCGCGAGAGTGTGCGGGCCCGAGGGCGCCTCGATCGCCGCGCCCGGCGCCGCCGGATCGGAAGCCGGGGAGGTTTCGCCTCCACATGCGCAGAGCAGCAGCAAGGTCGGGAGCGTGCCTCGCACGAGCGGTCCGAGTGCGCAGCGGGCGGAGCGGCTCGTCATCGGTCGAGCAGGTCCTCTCGCTCGGCCGCGCGGAACACGGCGCGCAGGCGCTCGAAGTCGGCGGGCGTGAACGGCCGGTACGAGCTGTCGCCCCGCTCGCGGAAGAACAGCGGATCGCGCACACGGCGCGGATCGAAATGCACCTTCTTCAAATTGCGCACGAGCACCTTCTGCGTGCCCGTGTACTCGAAGTCCGGGACGATCCGCACGAAGTCGGGGAACCACTTGCGGTCCATCCCGCCGTCGCGGATCTGTCGCTCGCAGAACTCGAAGAACTCCTTCGGGTCGAAGCTCGCGCCCTCGCGGAGCTTCAGCGCCGTCATCAGGAGCTCGTCGGAGACCGCGCACGGAACGCCGTAGGCGGCCGCGAGCGGCACGTCCGGATGCTCGGAGAGCAGACGGGCGACCTGCAGCGCGGAGAAGTTCTCGCCGTCCTTGCGGATCCAGTCGTCGGTGCGACCGTCGAAGAACAGGTAGCGCTTGCCGTTGCGCACGAGCACGTGCCCGAGATCGCCCGAGTGGTAGACGCCGTCGCGGTACTTGGAGCTGTTCGCGTCCGGGTTGTCGAAGTAGCCCTGGAACAGCCCGGTCTCGGGGGCCTTCCGGCAGATCTCGCCGACCGCGGCGTCGTAGTTCACGATCTTGCCCTCGGCGTCGAGCTCCGCAGGCGCGCACTCGCCGCCGCGCTCGTCGAGGATCTTCACGTTGGGGTCGGTGATCTCGCCGACGCTTCCGCGCGGATCGCCCATGCGCCGGAAGGTGCTAATCGCCGCCTCGGTCGAGCCGTAGAGCTCGAACATGTCGTCGAGACCCAGCCAGGCCGTGAACTTGTCGATGTCGACCGGCGAGGCGCCGTTGCCGATCGCGAAGCGAAGCCGGTTGCGCGCGTTCTCGGTCACCTCGCGCCGGATGCGCTCGGGATCCCCGCCGTGCTCCTTCTCGATCGCAGCGAGCACGTAGTGGACCGG
This portion of the Deltaproteobacteria bacterium genome encodes:
- the modA gene encoding molybdate ABC transporter substrate-binding protein, with the protein product MTSRSARCALGPLVRGTLPTLLLLCACGGETSPASDPAAPGAAIEAPSGPHTLAVCATASLRRAFEAIARRYEQEHPGASVTLHFDGGTQLLAAMNAGERCDVIAVGDSSVMARITSAGHTAVGSPAELARNRVAIAVASGNPKQVQGLADLGRKDLRLALGARTSSIGRHSRWVLSRLELAPDPAVEAATADEVLAKVAAGEADAGIVYATSFAGAGSGVQRIDVPSEQNTPALYSISAAREPAEPRAAADFRALALGPVGQELLGDAGFLPIGAKLR
- a CDS encoding lipid-transfer protein; this translates as MGRKVFVVGVGMTKFEKPGSKAWDYPDMGREAGQKALADAGIPFDAVEQAAVGYCYGDSTAGERAFYELGLSGIPIYNVNNNCSTGSTALFMAKQLVEGGLAECTMALGFEKMEKGSLGVKYTDRTTPMDKHFKLMVEQRGFAKAPAAPQMFGNAGLEHNERYGTTPLHFAKIGWKNHKHSVNNPYSQFQDEYTLEQILAAPQVYGPLTKLQCCPTSDGGGAAVLASEDFVHKHELESKAVEILGMAMATDMPSTFDEKSMIKLVGFDLTKKAAEKVYVQSGLGPENVDVVELHDCFSCNELITYEGLGLCPIGKAGEFVDSGANTYGGKVVVNPSGGLISKGHPLGATGLAQCAELNWQLRGEAEKRQVAGAKVALQHNLGLGGAAVVAMYRKARFV
- a CDS encoding MATE family efflux transporter, producing MDDRRSDPELDDPSDPEIGAGANPAGAVAAAAGAPTRDELRRRTDRDILRLAWPAIVSQVLASAVSLIDIGMLGRLGTDALAAVGYTSQFFQLAQAALLALSVACVALMARALGAGEPERARGALAASLVLALGSAAAICVVSIVFPAFLLGALNADPAVIERAVPYFRLTLGSTLLLAVTLTIESAFRSARNTTMPLLIAGVVTVVKLGLNWLLIFGTFGFPRLDLVGAGIATLLSQLVGVLLFIAAASRRDRPESEAVRLRRADFAKVREGLPETVRVSWPALGERVLLNGALLIYFWVLSDYGPVAIAAYTVGVRLLSFSWIPGVGISIAASTLVGQALGAGDVRLAARAGWRSARLSLLVSLVLFVVFALLRKTLAEGFTDDAEVIAALEPFMLLLGIAQPFLGVHFTLAGALRGAGDTVTPLWSATLGNWVFRVPLAMLVAKVFHADVVWVWGTLVFDHVTRAIWLAWAFRRERWALNLGAGLGKARRPGAH
- a CDS encoding AMP-binding protein — encoded protein: MSQTPISFPPAELTLREQIRVRAEHPETADKVFLMHDARRWSYRRFRDEATRVAHFVLGRLGASDEKRPPHVAMLLENHLELVALFGGCGIAGATLFGINTGLRGEVLAGVVNHSRSRLLVVDDKLLPEVDRVRAELRTVARENIVTLSELRRCLDAEVGPAEAARPYPDVVVTPQTNLMVIYTSGTTGLPKGIINNHFKLCATGVGVSMNTGMHRDDIGYACMPLFHSNSLFVGLMPCFWVGGGMGLRERFSGSRFVPDCFEYGVSMWNYVGEPVHYVLAAIEKEHGGDPERIRREVTENARNRLRFAIGNGASPVDIDKFTAWLGLDDMFELYGSTEAAISTFRRMGDPRGSVGEITDPNVKILDERGGECAPAELDAEGKIVNYDAAVGEICRKAPETGLFQGYFDNPDANSSKYRDGVYHSGDLGHVLVRNGKRYLFFDGRTDDWIRKDGENFSALQVARLLSEHPDVPLAAAYGVPCAVSDELLMTALKLREGASFDPKEFFEFCERQIRDGGMDRKWFPDFVRIVPDFEYTGTQKVLVRNLKKVHFDPRRVRDPLFFRERGDSSYRPFTPADFERLRAVFRAAEREDLLDR
- a CDS encoding DUF1232 domain-containing protein — protein: MTEPAADERLEVDLRARERRVYDRLRARVVEAEPGASAGVRDLLLFLPDLVVLLLRLVRDPRVPAGAKAVALLGVGYALSPIDLVPEILFGPLGFLDDLLIATASVSWVVNHVHPDLVRAHWSGSGDVLDVVKSVLGWSEKLVGKTLSRLIGLREKS
- a CDS encoding 3-alpha,7-alpha,12-alpha-trihydroxy-5-beta-cholest-24-enoyl-CoA hydratase, with the translated sequence MPIDLEKARGAKLATTTGEWGQDQVILYHLGIGAGTARPTDPKELEYTYEKNLKVLPSYGVIPVFGAVGGMAGVPGIQINFALVLHGEQDIEIHRPIPVRAKIESAGRIAGIYDKGKAALIVIEVETREVGGDKLFTNRFSIFARGEGGFGGDAGPKAGNDAPSRAPDAVVSSPTLPHQALLYRLSGDKNPLHADPDFAKLGGFDKPILHGLCSFGIVCKAVVDELLGGDVKRVARYQVRFAGVVFPGETIETSMWREGNKILIAAKTKERGTPVISNAAITLRD
- the msrB gene encoding peptide-methionine (R)-S-oxide reductase MsrB, with translation MPEHDWKKILSPEAFAVLFEEATERPGSSPLLAEKRRGQFVCGACFLPLFSSESKYESGTGWPSFFEPVAGNVATKRDWKLVLPRTEYHCARCGGHQGHVFNDGPQPTGRRYCNNGAALCFVAEGEPLPEERKPG